A genomic window from Algoriphagus sp. Y33 includes:
- a CDS encoding NtaA/DmoA family FMN-dependent monooxygenase (This protein belongs to a clade of FMN-dependent monooxygenases, within a broader family of flavin-dependent oxidoreductases, the luciferase-like monooxygenase (LMM) family, some of whose members use coenzyme F420 rather than FMN.) has protein sequence MKHKKKLKLAANIDGPGWNFVGWQYPDMPADAGENIDFYIQQAKLAESAKFDTLFLVDVSHVGPGNIPHYLSMFEGVSIMSALSMHTKNIGLSATVSTSYADPYSVARQILSLDKISKGRASLNAITSNPGGMVNFSRGHLRKSDQYPMNKEFMEIVLGLWDTYEDDAFIRDKKNGIFLNPLKMHKVNYRGEYFSVEGPLNLSRSVQGRPVLYTAGMSAKFIDHATSYTDGVFTHGSTLEETVAIATELRRQLVLKGRKPEDFIVSVSQNPIVGRTEQEAREKYMELLRLIPNNSLSRPLFFGSAEKVADQVQQWYDQGAIDMLILRQDHPHGLRDFIELVVPILQERGIFRTEYESDTLRGNLELPKPAFRKI, from the coding sequence ATGAAGCATAAAAAGAAGTTAAAGCTTGCGGCCAATATTGATGGTCCAGGTTGGAATTTTGTGGGCTGGCAGTATCCCGATATGCCGGCTGATGCCGGTGAAAACATCGATTTTTATATCCAACAGGCTAAGCTGGCAGAATCAGCAAAGTTTGATACGCTCTTTTTGGTCGATGTAAGCCATGTAGGCCCCGGAAACATCCCACATTACCTGAGTATGTTCGAAGGTGTTTCCATTATGTCTGCCCTCAGTATGCATACAAAAAACATAGGACTTTCGGCTACTGTTTCGACATCCTATGCCGATCCTTATTCTGTTGCCCGGCAAATCCTTTCATTGGATAAAATAAGTAAAGGCCGAGCCTCCTTAAATGCCATTACTTCCAACCCGGGAGGAATGGTCAATTTCAGCCGAGGTCACCTCAGAAAGTCAGACCAGTATCCCATGAATAAGGAATTTATGGAAATCGTGTTGGGATTGTGGGACACCTATGAGGATGATGCTTTTATCCGGGATAAGAAAAATGGGATATTCTTAAATCCACTAAAAATGCATAAGGTGAATTACCGCGGAGAATATTTTTCGGTTGAAGGGCCACTAAATCTTAGCCGTTCCGTTCAGGGGAGGCCGGTGCTGTATACAGCAGGTATGTCTGCAAAGTTTATCGATCATGCCACCAGCTATACAGACGGTGTATTTACCCATGGCAGTACATTGGAGGAAACAGTGGCAATTGCTACCGAATTAAGACGACAATTAGTCCTAAAAGGCAGGAAACCGGAAGATTTTATCGTGTCGGTTTCACAGAATCCAATCGTTGGCAGAACCGAACAGGAAGCCCGGGAAAAATACATGGAATTGCTACGGTTAATTCCCAATAACAGCCTCTCCCGTCCTTTATTTTTTGGTTCAGCCGAGAAGGTTGCCGATCAGGTGCAGCAATGGTATGATCAGGGAGCAATTGATATGCTGATTCTCCGTCAGGACCACCCCCATGGCTTGAGGGATTTTATAGAGTTAGTCGTACCTATTTTGCAGGAACGAGGAATATTCCGAACGGAATATGAATCAGATACACTTAGGGGCAATTTGGAATTGCCCAAGCCGGCTTTCAGAAAAATTTAA
- a CDS encoding helix-turn-helix domain-containing protein, which translates to MAQKKMHCDCLNTVKPVRDALDVISGKWKLPIIISLGVGNERFTDIQESIPGITPKVLAKELKDLEQHKLIKRTVLDEYPVKISYTLEPYADTLTPIIYSLKDWGLNHWKVVTGV; encoded by the coding sequence ATGGCACAAAAGAAAATGCATTGTGATTGCCTGAACACGGTGAAGCCGGTAAGGGATGCCCTTGATGTAATCAGTGGTAAATGGAAATTGCCCATTATTATTTCTTTGGGAGTTGGTAACGAGCGATTTACCGACATACAGGAAAGTATTCCGGGGATTACTCCCAAAGTATTGGCCAAGGAACTGAAAGACCTGGAGCAGCATAAATTAATCAAGCGTACCGTCTTGGATGAGTACCCGGTTAAGATTTCTTATACGTTAGAGCCTTACGCAGATACGTTAACCCCTATAATATATTCGCTTAAAGACTGGGGGCTAAACCACTGGAAAGTTGTAACAGGGGTTTGA
- a CDS encoding LLM class flavin-dependent oxidoreductase, translating to MNPQKITYSILELALVPQGGTIKETLNNSLALAIKAESSNYTRYWFAEHHNADHIGSSATSILIGYVAENTKTIRVGSGGVMLPNHSPLIIAEQFGTLAHLYPNRIDLGLGRAPGTDPQTARAIRSDFMEAAHSFPQEIDKIQKYFSGENKNSKVRATIAEGTDVPLYILGSSTDSAHLAAKKGLPYAFASHFASTHLFHALSIYQQEFQPSEFLKRPYTLAGVNIIVADTDQEAEKLFTTLIQMFFGVLTGSKDALHPPTEMTSELKGMWQHPSLQQMLKYSFVGSKQTVKKQVQEFLAETQANELIAVSTLYAFEDRIKSVELFGEIMMEINGETKQ from the coding sequence ATGAATCCACAAAAAATAACCTATTCGATTTTAGAGCTTGCGCTCGTCCCCCAAGGAGGTACGATCAAAGAGACGCTGAATAATTCGTTGGCATTGGCGATAAAAGCTGAATCGTCAAATTATACCCGGTATTGGTTTGCCGAGCATCATAATGCAGACCATATCGGCAGCAGTGCCACTTCCATCCTCATCGGTTATGTGGCAGAAAACACCAAAACCATCAGGGTAGGCTCAGGTGGAGTTATGCTGCCCAACCATTCACCCCTAATTATCGCAGAGCAGTTTGGAACCTTGGCTCATTTATATCCCAACCGGATTGATTTAGGTCTTGGAAGAGCTCCAGGTACAGATCCTCAAACTGCACGTGCTATACGGTCTGATTTCATGGAGGCGGCACACTCATTTCCACAGGAAATAGACAAGATTCAAAAATACTTTTCCGGTGAAAATAAAAATTCCAAAGTGCGGGCAACCATTGCGGAAGGTACCGATGTGCCGCTTTACATTCTGGGATCCAGTACGGACAGTGCGCATCTTGCGGCAAAAAAGGGATTGCCTTATGCTTTTGCCAGCCACTTTGCATCCACACATTTATTTCATGCTTTAAGCATTTATCAGCAGGAGTTTCAGCCGTCTGAGTTTCTAAAACGCCCGTATACTCTAGCAGGGGTAAATATTATTGTTGCTGATACAGATCAGGAAGCAGAGAAACTGTTTACCACATTGATACAAATGTTTTTCGGGGTATTAACCGGATCCAAGGATGCATTGCACCCACCTACGGAAATGACTTCTGAATTGAAGGGCATGTGGCAACATCCTTCTTTACAACAGATGCTCAAATATTCCTTTGTGGGTAGTAAGCAAACTGTAAAAAAGCAGGTTCAAGAATTTCTTGCCGAAACTCAGGCAAATGAGCTTATAGCGGTCTCCACTCTGTACGCATTTGAAGACCGGATAAAATCTGTTGAATTATTCGGAGAAATCATGATGGAAATAAATGGAGAAACTAAGCAATGA
- a CDS encoding Fic family protein, with translation MKNHGFVDGNKRIAAACFHLIIICFSAVRWNALCNHPLV, from the coding sequence GTGAAGAATCATGGTTTCGTAGATGGTAACAAACGAATTGCTGCAGCTTGTTTTCATCTGATTATAATTTGTTTTTCAGCGGTCAGATGGAATGCCCTGTGTAATCATCCTCTTGTGTGA
- a CDS encoding DUF4943 family protein — translation MKAIRLPISIFLLLIFLGCEDKSEPPKMDVERYVNLLKAGDYDHWELPDFNSKDIPKLLSYRNETEIISDYPINALSSAWFPECSLGMYILWTVESIRARSIGSELLTRTFPSLNPFVKNRVDLEYLEQTAQLQQEVADSYFEWWESNKNKDFTEFDEIDPLADTEYRWH, via the coding sequence ATGAAAGCTATACGACTTCCTATTTCAATCTTTTTACTATTGATTTTCCTTGGTTGTGAGGACAAATCAGAGCCTCCAAAAATGGACGTGGAACGTTACGTCAACCTATTGAAAGCAGGAGATTACGACCATTGGGAACTTCCGGATTTCAACTCAAAAGACATCCCTAAACTTTTATCGTATCGAAATGAAACTGAAATAATTTCTGATTATCCAATAAATGCTCTTTCATCAGCTTGGTTCCCCGAATGTTCTTTGGGCATGTATATTTTATGGACAGTTGAATCCATTAGGGCAAGGTCAATAGGGAGCGAATTGCTGACCAGGACATTTCCGTCCTTAAATCCATTTGTGAAAAATCGGGTTGATCTTGAATATTTAGAACAGACCGCCCAGCTTCAGCAAGAAGTTGCTGATTCATACTTTGAGTGGTGGGAAAGTAATAAGAATAAGGACTTTACGGAATTTGATGAAATAGATCCTCTAGCTGATACAGAATATCGCTGGCATTGA